In Oceanithermus desulfurans, a single window of DNA contains:
- a CDS encoding cbb3-type cytochrome c oxidase subunit I, with translation MAVQAPEARTARPSWGAVIWDLLTTVDHKKIGLMYAFVAFLSFAISGVLALLFRIQLWDPANQFLTGSAFNQMITVHGAMMLFFFILQAGLAGFGNFLVPLMLGERDVALPRINAFSFWSFLFAIVLVVVSLFFGDVPQAGWTFYYPLSTSLGSAFYMAAILLLGISSLLSNANFVATIYNLRMKGMSLWKMPMYVWSIFAASILNLFTLAGLTAATLVTLLDVKLGLTLFNPDLGGDPVLFQQFFWFYSHPTVYVMLLPYLGILAEISSTFARKPLFGYKAMVYAQMGIVLLGMLVWAHHMFTVGQSAIFQIAFAFTTALIAVPTGVKIFNLLGTLWGGKLVMKTPLYWVLGFIFNFLIGGITGVMLSMVPFDYHAQDSYFVVAHFHNVLMAGSGFGAFAGLYYWWPKFTGRMYDDRLGKLHFWLFLVGYLLVFMPQYVMGFLGMPRRYYTYPADVPGLVPLNQISTIGAVVLTIGGLVWLWAMYKSLRSGPKAPANPWGGWTLEWATSSPPPAHNFDVKFPEKIESERPLYDWERAGLKPEPVDPKTIHLPNSSFWPVFTSTALFVMFFGMAAFDWPNGWMLAGALLTLVGLVGWALEPEYSHPVEHHTVTGKSQGWMGMAWFITSEIGLFAILIAGYLYLRLTGNAVPPEERPALWLALVNTFFLVSSSFVVHSAHHDLKHGRASPFKLGLLITIVLGVVFLGVQGYEFVLAHQHLPWTEDLWMAAFFTIVGLHGLHVLIGATGLSLAYLQALLGRSDAKNHATLEAAGMYWHLVDAVWLFIVVLFYVW, from the coding sequence ATGGCTGTACAAGCTCCCGAGGCCCGCACCGCCCGCCCCTCTTGGGGAGCGGTGATCTGGGACCTGCTCACCACCGTCGATCACAAGAAGATCGGCCTGATGTACGCCTTCGTGGCCTTCCTCTCGTTCGCCATCTCGGGCGTGCTCGCCCTGCTCTTCCGCATCCAGCTCTGGGACCCCGCCAACCAGTTCCTGACCGGCAGCGCCTTCAACCAGATGATCACGGTGCACGGCGCGATGATGCTCTTCTTCTTCATCCTGCAGGCGGGGCTCGCCGGCTTCGGCAACTTCCTGGTCCCGCTGATGCTGGGCGAGCGCGACGTCGCCCTCCCGCGCATCAACGCCTTCTCCTTCTGGAGCTTCCTCTTCGCGATCGTGCTGGTCGTCGTCTCGCTCTTCTTCGGCGACGTGCCCCAGGCGGGCTGGACCTTCTACTACCCGCTTTCCACCTCACTGGGTTCCGCCTTCTACATGGCGGCCATCCTGCTGCTGGGCATCTCCTCGCTGCTCAGCAACGCCAACTTCGTGGCCACGATCTACAACCTGCGCATGAAGGGGATGAGCCTGTGGAAGATGCCCATGTACGTCTGGAGCATCTTCGCCGCCAGCATTCTCAACCTCTTCACCCTCGCGGGCCTCACCGCGGCCACCCTGGTCACGCTGCTCGACGTCAAGCTGGGCCTGACCCTCTTCAACCCCGATCTGGGCGGCGACCCGGTGCTGTTCCAGCAGTTCTTCTGGTTCTACTCGCACCCCACGGTCTACGTGATGCTGCTGCCCTACCTGGGCATCCTCGCGGAGATCTCCTCGACGTTCGCGCGTAAGCCGCTCTTCGGCTACAAGGCCATGGTCTACGCGCAGATGGGCATCGTGCTGCTGGGCATGCTCGTCTGGGCGCACCACATGTTCACCGTGGGCCAGTCGGCCATCTTCCAGATCGCCTTCGCCTTCACCACCGCGCTGATCGCGGTGCCCACGGGGGTGAAAATCTTCAACCTGCTGGGCACGCTCTGGGGCGGCAAGCTGGTGATGAAGACGCCGCTTTACTGGGTGCTGGGCTTCATCTTCAACTTCCTGATCGGCGGCATCACCGGGGTGATGCTCTCGATGGTGCCCTTCGACTACCACGCCCAGGACTCGTACTTCGTGGTGGCCCACTTCCACAACGTGCTCATGGCGGGCTCGGGCTTCGGCGCCTTCGCCGGGCTTTACTACTGGTGGCCCAAGTTCACCGGCCGCATGTACGACGACCGCCTGGGCAAGCTGCACTTCTGGCTCTTCCTGGTGGGCTACCTGCTCGTCTTCATGCCCCAGTACGTAATGGGCTTCCTGGGCATGCCGCGGCGCTACTACACCTACCCCGCCGACGTGCCCGGACTGGTCCCCCTCAACCAGATCTCGACGATCGGCGCAGTCGTGCTCACCATAGGCGGCCTCGTCTGGCTCTGGGCAATGTACAAGAGCCTGCGCTCGGGCCCCAAGGCCCCGGCCAATCCCTGGGGCGGCTGGACGCTCGAGTGGGCCACCAGCTCGCCGCCGCCGGCGCACAACTTCGACGTCAAGTTCCCCGAGAAGATCGAATCGGAGCGCCCGCTCTACGACTGGGAACGCGCGGGCCTGAAGCCCGAACCCGTGGATCCGAAGACGATCCATCTGCCCAACTCCTCGTTCTGGCCCGTCTTTACCTCCACGGCGCTGTTCGTGATGTTCTTCGGCATGGCCGCCTTCGACTGGCCCAACGGCTGGATGCTCGCGGGCGCCCTGCTGACGCTGGTCGGACTGGTGGGCTGGGCGCTCGAGCCCGAGTACAGCCACCCGGTGGAGCACCACACCGTCACCGGCAAGAGCCAGGGCTGGATGGGCATGGCCTGGTTCATCACCTCCGAGATCGGCCTCTTCGCCATCCTCATCGCCGGCTACCTCTACCTGCGACTCACCGGCAACGCGGTCCCGCCCGAGGAACGCCCCGCGCTCTGGCTGGCGCTCGTGAACACCTTCTTCCTGGTCTCGTCGAGCTTCGTGGTGCACTCGGCCCACCACGACCTGAAGCACGGCAGGGCCAGCCCCTTCAAGCTGGGCCTGTTGATCACCATCGTGCTGGGCGTCGTCTTCCTGGGCGTGCAGGGGTACGAGTTCGTACTCGCGCACCAGCACCTCCCCTGGACCGAAGACTTGTGGATGGCCGCCTTCTTCACCATCGTCGGCCTGCACGGCCTGCACGTGCTGATCGGGGCCACGGGCCTGAGCCTCGCCTACCTGCAGGCACTCCTCGGCCGGTCCGACGCCAAGAACCACGCCACGCTGGAAGCCGCCGGAATGTACTGGCACCTGGTCGACGCCGTCTGGCTCTTCATCGTCGTGCTCTTCTACGTCTGGTAA
- a CDS encoding heme o synthase: MKPLAFARYAWGLLVYTLGVIVWGAYVRATGSGDGCGQHWPTCQGAILPEIEHVKTIIEFSHRISSGLALLGVILLFFWGRRLFAKDHPAYFGVTFTLWAMIVETLAGGGLVLFQLVAYNDSVARVVIMAVHLLITLTLLGAMALTAYWASGGPPLRLRNQGAVGWALGIAVLAFFTLAASGAVTALADTLFRAPSFWEGVKQDLSPTAHFLVQLRVLHPLIAVSVGIYILLMTGVVSRLRPSPRVRQLGVLLVTLFGVQILIGLWNMFSNTPVSLQMLHLLSADAVWIAFVLFAAAALASGIQAAEQTEVHQPSPHEGGARASVRHYIALTKPRIISLLLFTALAGLFIAAGGWPGWKLLLVVLLGGYASAGAANAINMVIDRDIDAKMERTRGRPTVQNRISSADALKFAFLLAAFAFVVLWWGANLLAATLSLAGLMHYVLIYTLYLKRRSWSNIVIGGAAGAFPPLVGWAAVTGDLNLFAWYLFAIVFFWTPVHFWALALLIKDDYARVGVPMLPVVLGDRVTVIQIALYAVLTAVISIMPLTLGQMGWIYAASAGFLNLVLLAQSLMLYLHPQRPQARRLFFYSMSYLALLFLAMAVDRSVHF, from the coding sequence ATGAAACCGCTCGCGTTTGCCCGTTATGCGTGGGGCCTGCTCGTCTATACCCTGGGCGTCATCGTCTGGGGGGCCTACGTCCGCGCCACCGGCTCGGGCGACGGCTGCGGCCAGCACTGGCCCACCTGTCAGGGCGCGATTCTGCCCGAGATCGAGCACGTCAAGACGATCATCGAGTTTTCCCATCGCATCTCCAGCGGCCTGGCGCTGCTGGGCGTGATCCTCCTCTTCTTCTGGGGACGCCGCCTCTTCGCCAAGGACCACCCCGCGTACTTCGGGGTCACCTTCACGCTGTGGGCCATGATCGTCGAAACCCTGGCGGGGGGTGGCCTCGTCCTCTTCCAGCTGGTCGCCTACAACGACTCGGTGGCGCGCGTCGTCATCATGGCCGTGCACCTGCTGATCACACTGACGCTGCTGGGCGCCATGGCGCTGACCGCCTACTGGGCTTCGGGAGGGCCGCCGCTGCGCCTCCGCAACCAGGGGGCCGTCGGCTGGGCCCTGGGAATCGCCGTGTTGGCCTTCTTCACCCTCGCCGCCAGCGGCGCGGTGACCGCCCTGGCCGACACCCTCTTCCGCGCCCCCAGCTTTTGGGAGGGGGTGAAGCAGGACCTCTCCCCCACGGCCCACTTCCTCGTGCAGCTGCGGGTGCTGCACCCGTTGATCGCGGTTTCGGTGGGCATCTACATCCTGCTGATGACCGGCGTGGTCAGCCGGCTGCGCCCTTCGCCCCGGGTGCGGCAGCTCGGGGTGCTGCTGGTCACCCTGTTCGGCGTCCAGATCCTGATCGGGCTCTGGAACATGTTCTCGAACACCCCCGTTTCGCTGCAGATGCTGCACCTGCTCAGCGCCGACGCCGTCTGGATCGCCTTCGTCCTCTTCGCCGCCGCCGCGCTCGCGAGCGGCATCCAGGCCGCCGAGCAGACCGAGGTGCACCAGCCCTCGCCCCACGAGGGCGGAGCGCGGGCCTCGGTGCGGCACTACATCGCGCTGACCAAGCCGCGCATCATCAGCCTGCTGCTCTTCACCGCGCTGGCAGGCCTCTTCATCGCCGCCGGAGGGTGGCCCGGCTGGAAGCTGCTGCTCGTCGTGCTGCTGGGCGGGTACGCCTCGGCGGGCGCGGCCAACGCCATCAACATGGTCATCGACCGCGACATCGACGCCAAGATGGAGCGCACCCGCGGGCGGCCCACGGTGCAGAACCGGATCTCCTCGGCCGACGCCCTCAAGTTCGCCTTCCTGCTCGCCGCTTTCGCCTTCGTGGTGCTCTGGTGGGGAGCCAACCTGCTGGCGGCCACGCTCTCGCTCGCAGGGCTGATGCACTACGTCCTGATCTACACCCTCTACCTCAAGCGCCGCAGCTGGAGCAACATCGTCATCGGTGGCGCGGCCGGGGCCTTCCCGCCGCTGGTCGGCTGGGCCGCGGTCACCGGCGACCTCAACCTGTTCGCCTGGTACCTGTTCGCGATCGTCTTCTTCTGGACCCCGGTGCACTTCTGGGCCCTGGCCCTGCTGATCAAGGACGACTACGCCCGGGTGGGCGTCCCCATGCTGCCCGTCGTCCTCGGCGACCGGGTCACGGTGATCCAGATCGCCCTCTACGCGGTGCTGACGGCGGTGATTTCGATCATGCCGCTGACGCTGGGGCAGATGGGCTGGATCTACGCCGCCTCGGCGGGTTTCCTGAACCTGGTGCTGCTGGCCCAGAGCCTGATGCTCTACCTGCACCCCCAGCGCCCGCAGGCGCGCCGCCTCTTCTTCTACTCGATGTCCTACCTGGCGCTGCTGTTCCTGGCCATGGCCGTGGACCGCAGCGTACACTTCTAG
- a CDS encoding c-type cytochrome, which yields MKRTLAYGLPLLALNLARAHQATTFSDDPTGTESGRLLLWVAVFAVVSVAIILGALLYGRRRARSGGDALDAVWFAVPVILVAVVGLLGVQSMVQLFSGTGRPAFGVQVTAHRYWWDFDYAGTPVRLSNELVLPAGVTVELRFTSTDAFHALSVPEVGLRASAIPGQNTRATVRFKKPGNYPGLCTEQCGLGAKQHRMRVLVLEPEVFDRFLTAAANFTPPAPATPELRRGAELFGSLCASCHTVRGTEAAGTTGPDLTLFGNRTTLGAASLPNTPVNLRTWIRAAPDLKPDVRMPAFAQLSDEDLDALVAYLESLRVDGFDFTTLPQP from the coding sequence GTGAAGCGAACGCTCGCCTACGGTCTACCGCTGCTCGCCCTGAACCTGGCCCGGGCTCACCAGGCCACCACCTTCTCGGACGACCCCACCGGCACCGAGAGCGGCCGCCTGTTGCTGTGGGTGGCCGTCTTCGCCGTGGTTTCGGTGGCCATCATCCTGGGCGCACTCCTCTACGGCCGCCGGCGGGCCCGCTCCGGCGGGGACGCCCTGGACGCGGTGTGGTTCGCGGTCCCGGTCATCCTCGTCGCCGTGGTGGGCCTCCTGGGCGTTCAGAGCATGGTGCAGCTTTTCTCGGGTACGGGCAGGCCCGCCTTCGGCGTCCAGGTGACGGCGCACCGCTACTGGTGGGACTTCGACTACGCCGGCACCCCGGTGCGCCTCAGCAACGAACTGGTGCTCCCCGCGGGGGTGACCGTCGAGCTGCGCTTCACCTCGACCGACGCCTTCCACGCCCTCAGCGTGCCCGAGGTGGGGCTTAGGGCCTCGGCCATACCCGGCCAGAACACCCGCGCCACGGTCCGCTTCAAGAAGCCGGGGAACTACCCCGGCCTGTGCACCGAGCAGTGCGGCCTGGGGGCCAAGCAGCACCGGATGCGGGTGCTGGTGCTCGAGCCCGAGGTCTTCGACCGCTTCCTCACCGCGGCCGCCAACTTCACCCCCCCGGCCCCCGCCACCCCGGAGCTGCGGCGCGGCGCCGAGCTCTTCGGATCGCTCTGCGCCTCCTGCCACACGGTCCGCGGCACCGAGGCCGCGGGCACCACGGGACCGGACCTGACCCTGTTCGGCAACCGCACCACCCTGGGCGCGGCCTCGCTGCCCAACACCCCGGTCAACCTGCGCACCTGGATCCGCGCCGCACCTGACCTGAAGCCGGACGTTCGCATGCCCGCCTTCGCCCAGCTCTCGGACGAGGACCTGGACGCCCTCGTCGCCTACCTGGAAAGCCTGCGCGTCGACGGCTTCGATTTCACCACCCTGCCCCAACCCTGA
- a CDS encoding methyltransferase family protein — protein MVSNAVRWLVWVLFLAGGGALGVWLDLRLWPAWWHNPFWHLVSALAGIGVFRIVLTVSRVTGRWLARCGRVGELPRMETNRLVTVGPYACMRHPMHLGLMLFPLAFALVLGSPAFVLLVWPLEVLAIVLLVLLVEEREARLKFGADYAAYARRVPAFNLAPACLAKLLQDPPERPDCTSTFRLAEK, from the coding sequence GTGGTGTCCAACGCGGTGCGGTGGCTCGTCTGGGTCTTGTTCCTGGCCGGCGGCGGCGCGCTCGGGGTCTGGCTCGACCTGCGCCTCTGGCCCGCCTGGTGGCACAACCCCTTCTGGCACCTCGTCAGCGCGCTCGCGGGCATCGGGGTGTTCCGCATCGTGCTGACGGTCAGCCGCGTCACCGGGCGCTGGCTGGCGCGCTGCGGGCGGGTCGGCGAGCTGCCGCGAATGGAAACCAACCGGCTGGTGACGGTGGGCCCCTACGCCTGCATGCGCCACCCCATGCACCTGGGGCTGATGCTCTTCCCCCTCGCCTTCGCGCTGGTCCTGGGCTCACCGGCCTTCGTGCTCCTCGTCTGGCCGCTCGAGGTGCTGGCGATCGTGCTGCTGGTCCTGCTCGTCGAGGAGCGCGAGGCGCGGCTGAAGTTCGGCGCCGACTACGCCGCCTACGCGCGGCGGGTGCCGGCGTTCAACCTGGCACCCGCCTGCTTGGCGAAGCTGCTGCAAGACCCGCCGGAACGTCCCGACTGCACGAGCACCTTCCGGCTCGCCGAGAAGTGA
- the coxB gene encoding cytochrome c oxidase subunit II translates to MPRMLLSVGYLSLAGAALAHNVTILSDAPVNQEITGLLWWVLIFAVIIFGVVAGALAYTIWKFRAKPGDNELPPQVHGNDRMEIIWTAIPLLIVMVLFVLTAQTLVKIKRPVAGSLPVEATGWQFWWDFQYPDEGLRTAGELVIPVGQPVEVKITSGDVIHSFWPPSLTGKADAVPGEDNYLRFMATKPGNYYGYCAELCGASHANMRFRILALEREDYNRFIEDFKAYEAPAPANEQAARGQQLFNAQCAACHTVKGTPARGVIGPDLSLFGMRTTLGSGVWDNTPENLKRWIQDSSAMKPSSKMPPFTQLSDTDLEALAAYLYSLKLDGFDFAQLPRY, encoded by the coding sequence ATGCCGCGAATGCTATTAAGCGTGGGCTACCTGTCGCTGGCGGGTGCCGCCTTGGCGCACAACGTCACGATTCTCTCGGACGCCCCGGTCAACCAGGAGATCACCGGCCTGCTCTGGTGGGTGCTGATCTTCGCCGTCATCATCTTCGGCGTCGTCGCCGGAGCGCTGGCCTACACGATCTGGAAGTTCCGCGCCAAGCCGGGCGACAACGAGCTCCCGCCCCAGGTGCACGGCAACGACCGCATGGAGATTATCTGGACGGCCATTCCGCTACTCATCGTGATGGTGCTCTTCGTGCTCACCGCCCAGACGCTGGTGAAGATCAAGCGTCCGGTGGCGGGATCGTTGCCCGTCGAAGCCACAGGCTGGCAGTTCTGGTGGGATTTCCAGTACCCCGACGAGGGGCTGCGCACCGCCGGGGAGCTGGTCATCCCGGTCGGTCAGCCCGTCGAGGTCAAGATCACCTCGGGCGACGTGATTCACTCGTTCTGGCCGCCCAGCCTGACCGGCAAGGCCGACGCGGTGCCCGGAGAGGACAACTACCTGCGCTTCATGGCGACCAAGCCGGGCAACTACTACGGCTACTGCGCCGAGCTCTGCGGGGCCTCGCACGCCAATATGCGCTTCCGCATCCTCGCTCTCGAACGCGAGGACTACAACCGCTTCATCGAGGACTTCAAGGCCTACGAAGCCCCCGCACCCGCGAACGAACAGGCGGCCCGGGGGCAGCAGCTCTTCAACGCCCAGTGCGCCGCCTGCCACACCGTGAAGGGCACGCCCGCACGCGGCGTGATCGGGCCCGACCTCTCCCTCTTCGGCATGCGCACGACGCTGGGGTCGGGGGTCTGGGACAACACCCCGGAGAACCTCAAGCGCTGGATCCAGGATTCGTCGGCGATGAAGCCGAGCTCGAAGATGCCCCCCTTCACCCAGCTCTCGGACACCGATCTTGAGGCGCTCGCGGCCTACCTCTACTCGCTTAAGCTGGACGGCTTCGACTTCGCCCAGCTGCCGCGCTATTAA
- a CDS encoding calcium/sodium antiporter — protein sequence MAWLWVILGVALLYFGGELLVRHAVALARRIGMSPLVVGLTVVAFGTSAPELAATLAAALGGNPQVAYGNVVGSNIANLSLVLGLAALVHPLRTKARFIRREMPFLLIVSLVLYFVIADGWIGRVEGILLFAGLLAYLTYLLREKEEVPDVEAEFAAEYARSGPAAWISLLGIAAGVALLTVGASALVEGAATLARAWGVSDRVVGLTVVALGTSLPELASALVAARKGESELVLGNLVGSNIFNVFAILGITAMVRPIQPDGPGIVVDLSVMLGLVLLAWPFLYTGLRLGRREGAVLLLVYLVYVRYLFAA from the coding sequence GTGGCCTGGCTCTGGGTGATCCTCGGTGTGGCCCTGCTCTACTTCGGGGGCGAGCTGCTGGTGCGCCACGCGGTGGCGCTGGCACGGCGCATCGGCATGAGCCCGCTCGTGGTCGGCCTTACCGTCGTGGCCTTCGGCACCAGCGCCCCCGAGCTGGCGGCCACGCTGGCCGCCGCGCTGGGCGGCAACCCCCAGGTGGCCTACGGGAATGTGGTGGGCTCGAACATCGCCAACCTCTCGTTGGTGCTGGGGCTGGCGGCGCTGGTGCACCCCCTGCGCACCAAGGCCCGCTTCATCCGCCGCGAGATGCCCTTCCTGCTGATCGTCAGCCTGGTGCTCTACTTCGTGATCGCCGACGGCTGGATCGGCCGCGTCGAGGGGATCCTGCTCTTCGCGGGGCTGCTCGCCTACCTGACCTACCTGCTCAGGGAGAAGGAAGAGGTTCCCGACGTCGAGGCCGAGTTCGCCGCCGAGTACGCCCGCAGCGGTCCCGCGGCCTGGATCTCGCTGCTCGGCATCGCCGCGGGGGTGGCGCTCCTCACCGTGGGGGCCTCGGCGCTGGTGGAGGGCGCGGCCACGCTGGCGCGCGCCTGGGGCGTTTCCGACCGGGTGGTGGGCCTGACCGTCGTGGCCCTGGGGACCAGCCTGCCCGAGCTGGCCAGCGCGCTGGTGGCCGCGCGCAAGGGGGAATCGGAGCTCGTCCTCGGCAATTTGGTCGGCTCCAACATCTTCAACGTCTTCGCCATCCTGGGCATCACCGCCATGGTGCGGCCCATCCAGCCCGACGGTCCCGGCATCGTGGTGGACCTCTCGGTGATGCTCGGGCTGGTGCTGCTCGCCTGGCCCTTCCTCTACACCGGCCTGCGCCTGGGCCGGCGCGAAGGCGCGGTGCTGCTGCTCGTCTACCTCGTCTACGTGCGGTACCTCTTCGCGGCATGA
- the pckA gene encoding phosphoenolpyruvate carboxykinase (ATP), translating to MRDLRVHGIHPKGQVFWDTPTPVLVEHALARQQGQLAHKGPLVVDTTPYTGRSPRDKFIVREPSSDADIWWGEVNQPFEPEAFDNLYERVTAHLSERDLYVQDLYAGANPKHRLAVRVITESPWHAHFARNMFILPRRFQRDDEIEPFMPEFTVVHAPSFKAVPERDGTRSEVFVLVHFAKRVVLIGGTHYGGEIKKSIFSVLNYLMPKQGVLSMHCSANLGRRGDAAIFFGLSGTGKTTLSTDPDRPLIGDDEHGWSDEGVFNFEGGCYAKVINLTPDSEPLVYQATMMFESILENVVVNPNSRRPEFDDGSKTENTRSSYPLAHLDNVVTSSMGPHPENIFFLSADAFGVLPPIARLTPEQAMYYFISGYTAKVAGTERGVTEPVATFSACFGAPFLPLHPARYAEMLRDRIQKFGPRVWMVNTGWTGGPYGVGRRMALKHTRALLSAALEGQLDDVPYVEDPVFGFQVPTTAPGVPSDLLVPKQTWPDPGAFDEAARKLARMFQENFAKYADGAGEDVRNAGPRV from the coding sequence ATGCGCGATTTACGGGTTCACGGCATTCACCCCAAGGGTCAGGTTTTCTGGGACACCCCCACCCCCGTGCTGGTCGAGCACGCGCTGGCCAGACAGCAGGGCCAGCTTGCCCACAAGGGACCGCTCGTGGTCGACACCACCCCCTACACCGGGCGCAGTCCCCGGGACAAGTTCATCGTCCGCGAGCCCAGCAGCGACGCGGACATCTGGTGGGGCGAGGTCAACCAGCCCTTCGAACCCGAGGCCTTCGACAACCTCTACGAACGGGTGACGGCGCACCTTTCGGAACGCGACCTCTACGTACAGGACCTCTACGCCGGCGCCAACCCCAAGCACCGCCTGGCCGTGCGGGTGATCACCGAGAGCCCCTGGCACGCGCACTTCGCCCGTAACATGTTCATCCTGCCGCGGCGCTTCCAGCGGGACGACGAGATCGAACCCTTCATGCCCGAGTTCACGGTGGTGCACGCGCCCAGCTTTAAGGCGGTGCCCGAGCGCGACGGCACCCGCAGCGAGGTCTTCGTGCTCGTGCACTTCGCCAAGCGTGTCGTGCTCATCGGCGGCACCCACTACGGCGGGGAGATCAAGAAGTCGATCTTCTCGGTGCTCAACTACCTGATGCCCAAGCAGGGCGTGCTCTCGATGCACTGCTCGGCCAACCTGGGGCGGCGCGGCGACGCCGCAATCTTCTTCGGCCTCTCCGGCACCGGCAAGACCACCCTCTCCACCGATCCCGACCGGCCCCTGATCGGTGACGACGAGCACGGCTGGTCCGACGAAGGGGTCTTCAACTTCGAGGGCGGCTGCTACGCCAAGGTCATCAACCTCACCCCCGACTCGGAACCGCTCGTCTACCAGGCGACGATGATGTTCGAAAGCATCCTCGAGAACGTCGTCGTGAACCCGAACAGCCGCAGGCCCGAGTTCGACGACGGCTCCAAGACCGAGAACACCCGCTCGTCCTACCCGCTCGCCCATCTGGACAACGTCGTCACCAGCAGCATGGGGCCCCACCCCGAGAACATCTTCTTCCTCTCGGCCGACGCCTTCGGGGTGCTGCCGCCAATCGCGCGGCTCACCCCCGAGCAGGCGATGTACTACTTCATCAGCGGCTACACCGCCAAGGTGGCCGGTACCGAACGCGGCGTCACCGAACCCGTGGCCACCTTCTCGGCCTGCTTCGGGGCGCCCTTCCTGCCGCTGCACCCGGCGCGGTACGCCGAGATGCTGCGCGACCGCATCCAGAAGTTCGGTCCCCGCGTCTGGATGGTGAACACCGGCTGGACCGGTGGGCCCTACGGCGTGGGCCGGCGGATGGCCCTGAAGCACACCCGGGCGCTGCTCAGCGCGGCGCTCGAGGGACAGCTCGACGACGTCCCCTACGTCGAGGACCCCGTCTTCGGCTTCCAGGTCCCCACCACCGCGCCCGGAGTACCCAGCGACCTGCTCGTCCCCAAGCAGACCTGGCCCGACCCCGGCGCCTTCGACGAGGCCGCCCGCAAGCTGGCCCGGATGTTCCAGGAGAACTTCGCCAAGTACGCCGACGGCGCCGGCGAAGACGTGCGTAACGCCGGACCGCGGGTCTGA
- a CDS encoding aldo/keto reductase family protein codes for MNYRKLGQYGIKVSEISLGAWVTYGNQVKDLETIKEITKLAYDAGVNFFDNADVYAMGAAEELMGQVLKDYPRHTLVMSSKVFWPTSEDANGRGLGRKHVHESIDRSLERLQTDYLDLYFAHRYDPETPMEEIVTAFSDLVKAGKILYWGTSEWPAARIAEAVTFARANGLAAPVVEQPQYSLVYRDRVEKEIIPEAERFGMGLVVWSPLGQGVLTGKYDEGLPEGSRLAQYEQFRERLLTEENRERVKKLKAVADELGVTRTQLALAWVLRQGQVSSAITGARTPEQLQESLGAAELQLTPEIIEKIDAIFPPGPDCYA; via the coding sequence ATGAACTACCGCAAACTAGGGCAGTACGGCATCAAGGTATCGGAGATCTCGCTGGGGGCCTGGGTCACCTACGGCAACCAGGTGAAGGACCTGGAAACCATCAAGGAGATCACCAAGCTGGCCTACGACGCCGGCGTAAACTTCTTCGACAACGCCGACGTCTACGCGATGGGCGCGGCCGAAGAGCTGATGGGGCAGGTATTGAAGGATTACCCGCGCCACACCCTGGTGATGAGCTCCAAGGTCTTCTGGCCCACCTCGGAGGACGCCAACGGCCGCGGCCTGGGGCGCAAGCACGTGCACGAGTCCATCGACCGCAGCCTCGAGCGGCTGCAGACCGACTACCTGGACCTCTACTTCGCCCACCGCTACGACCCCGAGACGCCCATGGAGGAGATCGTGACCGCGTTTTCCGACCTGGTGAAGGCGGGCAAGATCCTCTACTGGGGCACCAGCGAGTGGCCGGCGGCGCGGATCGCCGAGGCGGTGACCTTTGCCCGCGCCAACGGCTTGGCCGCGCCGGTGGTGGAGCAGCCGCAGTACTCGCTCGTCTACCGCGACCGGGTGGAGAAGGAGATTATTCCCGAGGCCGAGCGCTTCGGCATGGGGCTGGTGGTCTGGAGCCCGCTGGGCCAGGGGGTGCTCACCGGCAAGTACGACGAGGGGCTGCCCGAGGGTTCGCGCCTGGCGCAGTACGAGCAGTTCCGCGAGCGGCTGCTCACCGAAGAAAACCGCGAGCGCGTGAAGAAGCTGAAGGCCGTGGCCGACGAGCTGGGCGTGACCCGCACCCAGCTGGCGCTGGCCTGGGTGCTGCGGCAGGGTCAGGTCTCGAGCGCCATCACCGGCGCCCGCACGCCCGAGCAGCTTCAGGAAAGCCTGGGCGCGGCCGAGCTGCAGCTGACTCCAGAGATCATCGAG
- a CDS encoding DedA family protein, whose protein sequence is MNVIELARQASLAGGALLLFLETAALFGLFVPGGDSLVLALGALASTGTVEPLPLWLALAAATTLGQWAGYFWGRKLGPGLERRVDPDRLRRARRFLGRFGAWAVLLAPWLPVVRTLTPFLMGAARLPAPAYLLVSALAAWIWTGSLTAVGYLAAAWVLRFLAG, encoded by the coding sequence ATGAACGTCATCGAGCTGGCCCGGCAGGCCTCGCTCGCGGGCGGGGCGCTGCTCCTCTTCCTGGAAACCGCCGCCCTCTTCGGCCTCTTCGTCCCCGGAGGCGACAGCCTGGTGCTGGCGCTGGGGGCGCTCGCCAGCACCGGAACGGTGGAGCCGCTGCCGCTGTGGCTGGCGCTGGCGGCCGCGACCACGCTGGGGCAGTGGGCGGGGTACTTCTGGGGGCGCAAACTGGGGCCGGGGCTGGAACGTCGCGTGGATCCCGACCGGCTTCGGCGCGCCCGCCGTTTCCTGGGCCGCTTCGGCGCCTGGGCGGTGCTCCTCGCGCCCTGGCTGCCGGTGGTGCGCACCCTCACCCCGTTCCTGATGGGCGCCGCCCGCCTGCCCGCGCCGGCGTACCTGCTGGTCTCGGCCCTCGCCGCCTGGATCTGGACCGGAAGCCTGACGGCCGTGGGCTACCTGGCCGCGGCGTGGGTGTTGCGGTTTCTCGCCGGCTGA